One window of Alosa sapidissima isolate fAloSap1 chromosome 21, fAloSap1.pri, whole genome shotgun sequence genomic DNA carries:
- the ldlrap1a gene encoding low density lipoprotein receptor adapter protein 1a isoform X2, whose product MDALKSAGRAIIRSPSMAKQSWNSGKHKKLPENWTDTRETILEGMTFNLRHLGMTLVDQPKGEELSAAAVKRIVATAKASGKKLQKVALKVSPQGIILCDYATKQLIENVSIYRISYCTADKMHDKVFAYIAQNQQNQTLECHAFLCAKRKVAQAVTLTVAQAFKVAFEFWQVAKEEKEQRVKSSSVQEVTDNAQTCPEMSTNLQGPDVATGNLLDFDSSCKIVDDVDNRKNLVTNLNRPDNNNTIWEIDDGLDEAFSSCSLDNFRSSSDWQRLVLTPRSWTLG is encoded by the exons ATGGATGCTCTTAAGTCCGCGGGGAGGGCTATTATTCGTAGTCCAAGTATGGCCAAACAATCTTGGAATTCAGGAAAACACAAAA AGCTTCCGGAGAATTGGACAGACACAAGGGAGACCATCCTGGAGGGCATGACCTTTAACCTCAGGCACCTGGGGATGACCCTGGTGGACCAACCGAAAGGCGAGGAGCTCTCGGCGGCAGCTGTCAAACGCATTGTCGCCACA GCCAAAGCAAGTGGGAAGAAACTCCAAAAAGTTGCTTTAAAAGTTTCACCTCAGGGAATTATCCTCTGTGACTATGCAACCAAACAGCTGATTGAAAATGTGTCTATATACAG AATATCCTATTGCACTGCAGACAAGATGCATGACAAGGTGTTTGCCTACATCGCCCAAAACCAACAGAACCAGACTCTGGAGTGCCATGCATTCCTCTGCGCCAAAAGAAAAGTG GCTCAAGCAGTGACTCTCACTGTGGCTCAAGCCTTCAAAGTTGCTTTTGAGTTCTGGCAGGTGGCCAAAGAAG AGAAAGAGCAGCGGGTAAAGTCCAGCTCTGTCCAAGAAGTTACCGACAACGCCCAGACATGTCCAGAGATGTCCACCAATTTACAGGGACCAG ATGTAGCTACAGGGAATCTGTTGGACTTTGATAGCTCCTGTAAGATTGTGGATGATGTTGACAATCGAAAGAACCTTGTGACTAACCTCAACAGGCCTGATAACAACAACACCATCTGG GAAATTGATGATGGCTTGGATGAAGCGTTTTCAAG